One window of Flavobacterium dauae genomic DNA carries:
- a CDS encoding UvrD-helicase domain-containing protein codes for MLEKTAFTIYNASAGAGKTHTLVKEYLKILLGYSNKDDAYRNVLAITFTNKAVNEMKSRIVSCIYAFTLTDIPKKEYQLLEQIIAETNFTEAYIREKSKKILKNIIHNYAGFDISTIDKFTHKVIRSFAFDLNLPFHFEVSLDTEALLQEAVDAIISKAGVDEELTKLLVDFSISKADDDKSWDVTNELMEIGRLLLNENNKQELEAFENIEMQTFLSLQSWLHDQINQLKTKTVALAQNALQLLETNGIDNKSFSGGYFPKHLIGIVDGNYNNANKKYYEFDDIKINKTAKDKDAIEQLIPDLLTITKKIYPLFGKIYFYEAFLKNLVPLSLLNSISTEIKRIQNEQQILSISQFNKIIYEELKNQPAPFIYERLGEKYRHFFIDEFQDTSEMQWQNLVPLIDNALSGQDDYGKQGSLMIVGDPKQAIYRWRGGKAEQFMELSFDKNPFSNPSKTTISLDTNYRSFSEVIEFNNGIFKFLANKFDNETYQNLYKNHSHQHTNSKKGGFVNISFLNNDLLVDDEITKDDLYLNEVLKTIENVQNQGFSLGDIVVLTRKSKDGVKVANHLTKNGIRILSSETLLINNATEVQLLLNLLRFLKNNHDKEAKTLVLYYVGRYVAKNQAVHDVIYKGIEINTEGYFQDYLKNFGITVDFKELRKNNLYVAVELLVSAFIPTKKTEAYVQYFLDLVLERTVKNQSTIADFLNYWEQNYHKLSIPSPENEDAVRLMTVHKSKGLEFPVVIYPFADDDFSKSRDKMWVDLEENDQLTIPKALVDLKNDVKMYGETAQCLYEQKKQEELLDNLNVLYVALTRAEEQLYIISNYKRAKNGTLPNTLATFFVDYLEDLGVFSESELNYDFGDAIKVSEEKTDELLKPILIKSVKKPIDQSVIKIAKREALMWDTKQQKAIEKGNLIHQLLAEIITAEDIDFVVKNAVSKGLLSSEQETEIKEKITEIVHHAELQPFFAKEHIVYNERTILHKSFQNIKPDRVALNGNKAYIIDYKTGEEQAKYIKQINDYALAIEEMGFEVAKKTLLYIQDDLKMIHL; via the coding sequence ATTTTGGAAAAAACAGCTTTTACCATTTATAATGCTTCGGCAGGTGCCGGCAAAACACACACGCTTGTAAAAGAATATCTTAAAATTTTATTGGGTTATTCTAACAAAGACGACGCCTACCGAAATGTATTGGCAATTACCTTTACAAACAAGGCGGTTAACGAAATGAAATCGCGCATTGTTTCGTGTATTTATGCTTTTACATTGACCGATATTCCAAAAAAAGAATACCAGTTATTAGAACAAATAATAGCCGAAACCAATTTTACCGAAGCTTATATCCGCGAAAAATCTAAAAAGATTTTAAAGAATATTATTCACAATTATGCCGGTTTTGATATTTCTACCATCGATAAATTCACGCATAAAGTAATTCGTTCGTTTGCTTTTGATTTGAATTTGCCTTTTCATTTTGAAGTTTCTCTGGATACCGAAGCACTCTTGCAGGAAGCCGTTGATGCCATTATTTCAAAAGCCGGAGTTGATGAGGAGTTAACAAAATTATTGGTCGATTTTTCAATCAGTAAAGCCGATGACGATAAAAGTTGGGATGTTACCAACGAATTAATGGAAATTGGTCGATTGTTGTTGAACGAAAACAACAAACAAGAATTGGAAGCCTTTGAAAACATTGAAATGCAAACGTTTTTGTCGTTACAAAGTTGGTTGCACGATCAAATCAATCAGTTAAAAACCAAAACGGTTGCGTTGGCTCAAAATGCGTTGCAATTATTGGAAACAAATGGTATCGACAATAAATCGTTCAGCGGTGGATATTTTCCCAAACATTTAATAGGTATTGTTGATGGAAACTACAACAACGCCAACAAAAAATATTACGAGTTTGATGATATTAAAATTAATAAAACTGCCAAAGACAAAGACGCAATAGAACAATTAATTCCCGATTTGTTAACGATTACCAAAAAAATTTATCCGCTGTTTGGAAAAATCTATTTTTATGAAGCTTTTTTGAAAAATCTGGTACCGCTTTCGTTGTTAAATTCTATAAGCACCGAAATTAAACGTATACAAAATGAACAGCAGATTCTTTCTATATCGCAGTTCAATAAAATTATTTACGAAGAATTAAAAAATCAGCCGGCGCCGTTTATTTATGAACGATTGGGCGAAAAATACCGGCATTTTTTTATTGATGAATTTCAGGATACGTCAGAAATGCAATGGCAAAATCTAGTGCCTTTAATAGACAATGCGTTGTCTGGGCAGGATGATTATGGCAAACAAGGTTCATTGATGATTGTGGGCGACCCTAAACAGGCAATTTACCGTTGGCGTGGCGGAAAAGCCGAGCAGTTTATGGAATTGAGTTTTGATAAAAATCCGTTTTCTAATCCATCAAAAACCACAATTAGTTTAGATACCAATTATAGAAGTTTTTCGGAAGTAATTGAATTTAACAACGGAATTTTTAAGTTTTTGGCAAATAAATTTGATAATGAAACTTATCAGAATTTATATAAAAATCATTCACATCAACACACTAATTCTAAAAAAGGTGGTTTCGTAAATATTTCGTTTTTAAACAACGATTTATTGGTTGATGATGAGATTACAAAAGACGATTTATATCTAAACGAAGTTTTAAAAACGATTGAAAATGTACAAAATCAAGGTTTTTCTTTGGGCGATATTGTGGTTTTAACCCGCAAAAGTAAAGACGGCGTTAAGGTTGCCAATCATTTAACAAAAAACGGAATTCGTATTTTGTCGTCAGAAACTTTGTTGATCAATAATGCTACCGAAGTTCAGTTGTTGCTGAATTTATTGCGCTTTTTAAAAAACAACCACGATAAAGAAGCAAAAACGCTGGTTTTATATTATGTAGGTAGATATGTTGCAAAAAACCAAGCGGTACACGATGTGATTTATAAAGGCATTGAAATAAATACCGAAGGTTATTTTCAGGATTATTTAAAGAATTTCGGAATTACAGTCGATTTTAAAGAACTCAGAAAAAACAATTTGTACGTTGCCGTTGAATTACTGGTTTCTGCTTTTATCCCGACAAAAAAAACAGAGGCTTACGTACAGTATTTTCTTGATTTGGTTTTAGAACGTACCGTAAAAAACCAATCAACTATTGCCGATTTTTTAAATTACTGGGAACAAAATTATCACAAATTAAGTATTCCATCGCCCGAAAATGAAGATGCTGTGCGGTTAATGACTGTTCATAAATCGAAAGGATTGGAATTTCCGGTAGTCATTTATCCGTTTGCCGATGATGATTTCTCCAAATCACGCGATAAAATGTGGGTTGATTTAGAAGAAAACGATCAATTAACCATTCCCAAAGCATTGGTCGATCTAAAAAACGATGTAAAAATGTACGGCGAAACCGCCCAGTGTTTGTACGAACAAAAAAAACAAGAAGAACTGTTAGATAATTTAAATGTTTTATACGTGGCGTTAACGCGTGCCGAAGAACAGTTGTACATTATCAGTAATTACAAACGTGCAAAAAACGGAACATTACCTAATACGCTGGCAACTTTTTTTGTCGATTATTTAGAAGATTTAGGTGTGTTTTCTGAAAGTGAATTGAATTATGATTTTGGCGATGCAATTAAAGTATCGGAAGAAAAAACCGATGAGCTTTTAAAACCAATCCTAATAAAATCAGTAAAAAAACCAATTGATCAATCCGTAATAAAAATTGCCAAACGCGAAGCCTTAATGTGGGATACCAAACAGCAAAAAGCCATTGAAAAGGGGAATTTAATCCATCAATTATTAGCTGAAATCATTACAGCAGAAGACATTGATTTTGTTGTAAAAAATGCCGTTTCAAAAGGATTGTTATCTTCAGAGCAAGAAACGGAAATCAAAGAAAAAATTACCGAAATTGTTCATCACGCAGAATTACAACCGTTCTTCGCAAAAGAACACATTGTTTACAACGAACGGACTATTTTACATAAATCGTTTCAGAACATAAAACCCGACCGGGTGGCTTTAAACGGAAATAAAGCGTATATTATTGATTATAAAACCGGAGAAGAACAAGCTAAATACATTAAACAAATCAATGATTATGCGCTTGCAATTGAAGAAATGGGTTTTGAAGTTGCAAAAAAGACTCTGTTATATATTCAAGACGATTTAAAAATGATACATTTGTAA
- the kbl gene encoding glycine C-acetyltransferase — MYGAIKDFLQNEIDTIKDNGLYKKERIITSPQGAEITISTGETVLNFCANNYLGLSSHPEVVQAAKDALDSHGFGMSSVRFICGTQDIHKQLEQEIADFYGTEDTILYAAAFDANGGVFEPLLGAEDCIISDSLNHASIIDGVRLCKAARYRYENNDMTDLEKQLQQAVADGRRFKLIVTDGVFSMDGLVAPLDKICDLADKYDAMVMVDECHAAGFIGATGKGTLEAKNVMGRVDIITGTLGKALGGAMGGYTTAKKEIIDILRQRSRPYLFSNSLSPAIVGASLKVFELLKKDTKLRDQLEWNTNYFKKGLREAGLDFIDGDSAIVPVMLYDAKLSQIMADKLLEKGIYVIGFFFPVVPKDKARIRVQLSAAHTQQHLDKAIQAFTEVGKELGII, encoded by the coding sequence ATGTACGGAGCAATTAAAGATTTCCTGCAAAATGAAATCGACACCATTAAAGACAATGGTCTGTATAAAAAAGAACGTATTATCACATCACCGCAAGGTGCCGAAATTACCATTAGCACAGGTGAAACGGTTTTAAACTTTTGTGCAAATAATTATTTAGGCTTGTCATCGCACCCCGAAGTGGTCCAGGCAGCTAAAGACGCATTAGATTCGCACGGATTTGGAATGTCTTCTGTCCGTTTCATCTGCGGAACTCAAGATATTCACAAGCAATTAGAACAAGAAATTGCTGATTTTTACGGAACCGAAGATACTATTTTATATGCCGCAGCATTTGATGCAAATGGCGGTGTTTTTGAGCCGTTGTTAGGAGCCGAAGATTGTATTATTTCTGATAGTTTAAACCACGCATCGATTATCGATGGAGTTCGTTTGTGTAAAGCAGCGCGTTACCGTTACGAAAATAACGATATGACCGATTTAGAAAAACAATTGCAACAAGCCGTTGCCGATGGTCGCAGATTTAAATTAATTGTAACCGATGGTGTTTTTTCGATGGACGGATTAGTTGCCCCGCTTGATAAAATTTGCGATTTGGCCGATAAGTACGATGCTATGGTTATGGTTGATGAATGCCACGCCGCCGGATTTATTGGTGCTACCGGTAAAGGAACTTTAGAAGCTAAAAACGTAATGGGTCGTGTGGATATCATCACCGGAACATTAGGTAAAGCCTTAGGTGGTGCTATGGGAGGATATACTACGGCTAAAAAAGAAATCATTGATATTTTACGTCAGCGTTCTCGTCCGTATTTGTTCTCAAATTCATTATCTCCGGCAATTGTTGGGGCATCTTTAAAAGTTTTCGAATTATTAAAGAAAGACACCAAGTTAAGAGATCAGTTAGAATGGAATACCAATTACTTTAAAAAAGGACTAAGAGAAGCTGGGTTAGATTTTATAGATGGTGATTCTGCAATTGTTCCGGTAATGCTATACGACGCCAAGTTGTCGCAAATAATGGCAGATAAATTGTTAGAAAAAGGTATTTATGTTATAGGATTTTTCTTTCCGGTGGTTCCAAAAGACAAAGCACGTATCCGTGTACAATTATCGGCGGCTCATACCCAACAACATTTAGACAAAGCCATACAAGCTTTTACCGAAGTGGGTAAAGAATTAGGCATTATATAA